The stretch of DNA aaaatgaaatattgcAACAATTTGTTACAAATATGCAGTCAGGGTAGGCGGGTCCTCATTTTGACAATTACcataatatattaaaataaaataaaaattaattctttttatttacaattaGATTAACATTATCCTAAGTAAAAATTGCTGAATTTGCACATTTCCTGATCTAATATGGCGAGAAACTGAAAGTGCGGCAGCTCCCGTTCTTTAAAAGGCACACCACAAATAGATCTCAATTTtcgaaaaaaaaagaaagaaaaaaataagtaaaacagTTCAAgtggtttaaaaataaaatttggaCCTTGGGTGAAGTATTCTATGTTATGAAGAGCaaaactgtaaaactgattaaagcagaatttaaagttttaaaaacaacttctCTATACTGGAATGAGTATAAGTGGTGAAAAACATGATATGGATAAAATTGAGACAACTTGACTATtaatgatataaaaaaaaatgttccttAGGCTGAGAGACGAATGTTGGTAAAATATAAACGTGGCCAGTAGTAAAATGCAGTCTGccaattaaatagtgaaaaatacactccttttattagttattttaaaatctgactctgaacaAGGTTAATGCctcagccatgaacctcactaTACGCCACTGTCAACAATTCCCAATTATTATCATAGCACAccaaataaaatctaaaaatccAATCAATGAAAACAGTTCAGTTTCCTGCACTCACCTGTTCAGTATTCCTTTGAGACTGGATGGTAGAGTGTAAACGCCGGACAAGCGGCACGCCGCTTCTCGATCGGCGTTTCAATAACCAGTAGTTATGAAGCCTCTGTATAAAATGGGTTTTCTTCTGAAGGAGGACACCTTTGCAGATTATGTTCAGCCTTTACGACAGAGACAAGTGTGTATTAATCATATTGTCAACATGACTGATATCAGTTCAGACAGCTCCACAAAAATGTTTCTCAATCCATTCTACACTATTTCATCCTGACACACCTAAATACTGCTTTCAAAAGACATTTGTAGTGTTTTGACCAACattgcattttgtcttttttattcaaaatgaaataaaatctaACCTGCTTGTTGGTATCTGAGATACTGTGACTTGTGGTGAAGCGGTGAGttgtgctgctgcctctgtggtcttttttcctttctttttcctgGACTTGGcatcatgatctgggtttttgccCTTCTTCTGTGTTGCTGGACCATCTGTGTAGGCACTTCGTCCTCGGCTAGCCCTCCCTCTGCTGCCCACCACCCTGCCTTCACTCTCCTCATCCGAGGCGGTTTCTTGTGCAGGTGGTGAATGGACCTCGCAGAATGCAGTTTTCTTGACAGTGAACGTGGTTCCGTTGACGTTTGTCTCTCGCACAGGATCAATCTTCATAAACAGACCAGCACGCTGAGCACATGTGACATGAAACGCAGTGTAACAGTTGGCCTTGTGGCACTGAATAGATGCACCAGAGTTTTTTTGCTTGCACAGGTAGCAAGTCAATTTCCATCGTGCTGGGGGAATGTTATCGACCCCTTCTACTGGTTCCAGAAACACTGTGTTGGCAAAGCAGACTTCAGGGATCCAGATAGCACATACCACATGTGCCCAGCGCCCATCGCTCGTTTGCTTAAAGGCGCCACCACGGTTAGgacataaaacacagtcaactgGTCTCTGAGGGGACTGGAGGCAACAGCGGCACAGCCACTGGCCCTCTGGAATATAGGGAACTCCATAGCACTCCTGGTGTACAGCCAGGTTACAGGAGTCACAGAAGAGAATGACATTGCTGTTAAGGCATTCATCATCTAGGCACACGCAGCAGAAGGCATCATCGTCAATCATGCTCTGAGAGGGTGCTCTGCTGCGGGCCTCCTGGTACGCTTCATCCTCTAGCCGATCCACCAGCAGCTCAAAGGTATCTGGTGAGACAGCTGCGTAACCCTCTGATTTGCGGCCAGCGTTAACCATGTCCAGCCAAGCAGAGTCCTCCTCATCCATGTCATATTCTGCCTGAGTTTCCTGCTCGTCACCTGAGCATTCAATATAGCGGTAATATGCTGTAGGCAGAGGAGGTGCCTCAACTGGTTTAAAGGTTTCAAGAACACGAAACTTGGGTTCAGGAAGGGTTTTCTGGTAATGGTGGGTTGCATGTAACTTTTCAGGAGTTTGTGGATGAGAATTGGGGCAGCGGTTCTTCGAAGGTGGTGGCGACTTGATAGACGAACATTTAGAGTCTTTCCTGCGGCCCCTAGGTGTGCTAGGTTTGCGGGCTGTTTGAACAGTGCTAGTGGGAGATGATGACTGCTCACTGTTCTCTTTGTTGCTATTACACTCACTAATGTCCTGAGCCATCATCTCATCCTCAGTAATGATCTCAAGGGGGTCAAGTACAGAGATGCGGTGAAGCCTACCATCTagttccacctccaccaccttctGGGACTGTGCATACGTCAGAGTTTCTCTACTTGGAGATGCTTTGAGGCTGTAAGGGGATGGCGATCGCTGGCGGGCACTCGCACGCCCACCAGATGTCCCGTTGGACTTCCTGGTGACATCTGTGCCACCTCCCTCGGCCACCTGGCCTTTTCGACGTGGCTTCCTCATAGGCCACTGATCACACCTTCACTTCTGttgataaaaacagaaataaaataataaaaaaacatgtagtagtttgtaaataataataatggacaATTTACATTtgtgggaatgtgtgtgtgtatgtacttgtgCATTTTACAAGGATGAACATTTGGAAGATGTTATTACCTTACCGCATATTGAATATatgaacatatatatatatataaatttacatACATTATTGAGGACAGTGGCCATTAAGACAGTCCTATTTTTATAAGATATTTTAAATATTGCTGCCTATAGAGCTTACTTTGCACTtatgttattaatatttaaaaggaCTAAATAAACGTTGGTGCTATAGCAGTAACAATAAACAACTATTTCTACTGTACTGCAAAACTACTTCTTTACATGCAAAAAACACGTGACGCTTTCAATTCACAGCAATAAGCAAAGCTACATTAATTATAACTATTGTCAAAAGTATCTACAATGTTAACATTCCATCACACTAGTCGCCCCCTAAAACACTTAAACCGCTTTGTGTAGAAACCTAAATTTATAAACCAGTCTATAGAAAGCTAATCTAATGTCAGTTTGAAGAATTTTTATCCAGTCTGCTGAGACTATTGCAAGTATGTTACTTTAAGGATATTCTTGAGTTTACATATGCTGAAAGTACTATCAATGCTTCTAATAACGCAAAGGACAAACCCAATCAGCTTTCAGGACGTTTGACTGATTCGCCTCTGAGCCAATCATCGGTAGGATCAACAGAACAGTGTCCTTATTTCGAGTAAGATGTCAGCCATATTTACAGTTTTCAAACTGCTTTTACATGCTATTtagaattaaaatataaatagtaGGTGTGTGGGTTTGAAGCGTTGGCTCGTCGTAAAGTCACTATGATGCAGACTCAGTATTATAACAGTTTTGCaacaaaaaaattgaaaaaactAAACGTTAGCTCATCCAGCTAAGTTAGCTAGCCTGCTAACTTTAATAGATTGGCAGGACTAAGAGTAGCACATAACTGGTTTGTTATTTTCTACGTTGATCGCGCGTTAAAAGTTGTAAATaagataaaaacaataaatatcaCACATGAACCGTCTTACCTGGTATGCCAACTGACAGACACAGGTCGCTCGACAGCCGGCGGTCTAAAGTAATGGTTGCTTAGCGAGCCGCCTAACTTCTCGAAGCTAAAGAACCACCGTTAGCCTGCTAGACTTTGCTGATACAGCCGGTATATTTCAACATTATTTAACGTTTCCACTTCTTCACAACATCGCCTTTAGATCCCACGAAGCCTATTCCACGGACCTACTGAGAATACGCATTGTATATCTGCGTTTAGAATCTGTAAGACAGAAGACTATAGAACCGATTTTGTGGTGAGCGGTAGTAGCCACCTTTGGCTAGCTGACTAGCTATTTAGTTCTCTGAGTCGGTATGTGCTAACATCGGTATTAGCCAAAGTAAAAGACGATACTTCCGGAAACATATTCCAAACTAAAGTTGCTAAACCGTTTTAATGTAAAGCCAAATATCTAAGAGATCTTAAGTTTGAGTTATAATACTTTTACTGGActctacatttatttaatagGTACATTTCAATATGTTATTATGACATTTAAAATTCTATACTTCGCAGTTTTTTTGTATCTTTACTGTGGCAATTATACTTTTAAAAAGCATGCAGTCACTAagtgtattttttaattatgtgGAACATTGTGGAAAAAATTACCAAGATTTAACTATGATCAATATCCGGGAATATAATTCGTGCTTATATTATTTTGGCGAAGTAACGCTTCACTTCCTCTGTAATGATTACCAGGGGATGCGTTGACAACAGCAGATTGATACAGCTTTATCCCGCCTCCCTGACGTCACTGGGCTAAGATTTTCGCGCGCAAGCTATTTAACGGGGTCAGTGACAAATCGTATTCAATCTGAAGGTATAGATCTAAATGAACGTGACAGTCTAGCTGCATATAAATGGACGACTTTGAGAACTGCTTCTTGGTACTTGACACCTGTTGACGTGCACACAAAGCCTGTGTATCCTACGGGTGGCTTGATGCGCAGCACTTGATCGACATACGTTAGACTAGACATAACAGTGAAGTATAATACATaacacatactcatacaaagaCCCACAAATGTTGGACCGCAACCTGTGTGCAAATGAGAAGTTCACATATTTCCACAGTGACAGAGATTTAATTAGTGAGGTGATCCTGCTAACTAACATAACATAGACGCTCTTTGCACATAACTAATATTAACGTCAACACATTtgaatttattgtttatttggaAATCTTACAGCAAACCCTGTGGCATTTTGTCACATTATAACATAAGAAATCATTGCacgttacaaaaaaaaaagataaaacacatTAGAGTACATTCATTATGACTCATTCATATGACCCTTCAAAGAAAACGTAAATCCATGGTCAGAGAATTAGAATATACAAGGGCACTGTTGGTTGCATTCTGTGTTGGTTGGGGCATTACATTCACCGCGTTATGGAGACATAGTCAGGGTGTTTTTCCTCTTCGAGTCCCGCCGTGGGAATGGCACAAAGCTTTTCACCTCTTTGAAACATAACCCTTTGTGCAAaaggtaaaaagaaaacaagttttGCGCCACATTTCCATCAACAGTGAGCCAAACGAACACACTTACATATTTCCCATGATCATGCTTATTGACTTCACTACACCCGATCATGCTTACTGTTGTTCTCACTTACGCTTCCACTCATCCAGGGACATTGTGGCGTTATCGTGGCTGTCATCGTACGGCTTCGGCTCAGGAAAGTCATCTTGATCCCTCAGACTGTCAAAGTATGGGTGCTCCAGAGCAAGTTCTGCCGTGGGCCTCTCGTCCCCATCCAGAACGAGCATCTTCTCCAAGAGGTCTATGCCTGCaacaaaaacccaacaaatgtatacagtataacataaaTAGTTTATATATGAACTGTATAAAATCATATCAACCATATTGCTGTAAACTTACTGTAAATCTGTGTTTTACTAaataaaatgtgctgctgctctagACATCCGATGCACCACTTAAGGAAATTCTCCTTAATTTggcctgtttttgtctgtttgttcagAACAGTTAGTGGAAAAGCTTTCATGAACAAGTTAAAGGGCTAGTTGTTATAGTGTTACATCATACAGAGACAGAAACCTGTATGTAAACTAAATGGACAACAAACCCCTGACCCACAGCCGCTGTAGCGGATCAGCGCCAGCGACTGCAGGTGTGTTCACACAGTGAGTGCTTCCCACGCGTGAGGCTTAGGTCAGGAACTAAATCCATTACACAGACCTCATGATTAGGCCGTAAAGGCCATTTAGCTTGCAGTAATTTCGTTTGAAGGCTTCAAACTGTACAAAATGCAACGTCCTTTATTAAAAGAGCAAGGAAGGAGAACAGATCAATGTTTATCACATCAGGCGCCTTTTGGATTTACAACTGACCCACTTTTTACACTGCTTCTGGACATTAGCTTTCatgtattttgtgtgtattttaaggCCTCTATTTGCAAACAGCAGATTTTAGTCATTGTTATTAACCTAAACTCTATTGTATCTAAAAACGTGAGTTAGCCTGTGAAGGAATCGAGGAAGAAAAGCTTGTGGCCCATAGTTCAACTCACCTGTCACACTTGCTCTGGGGAACAATGTTGTGAAGTCTTTTCTGGGGTAGTGAGGAAGGTTCGTAACATAGGTTTTGGCCTGTTGTCAAAAGCAAACAACCAGTGAACATAATTAGATTTTCATCAATAACCAATCAATAATCTCTTTAAACACTCCCCTCCACTGAGGGTCATCAGCCtaattacacaggtaattataaGAATGTGTGAATAACCTGGACAAATTAACATCATTAATCCTTCTAGTGCCACCGTCAGGTCAAATTGTTCATTCGTAAATAATTAGTAAATTAATTTGTaaaatttataataataaagctttctgtcattttcttaAACTACTAATAATGTCCAGACCTACCTCCAGACTGTCTAGCTTCTGGATGAACTCTGGCCCAGGTACTCCAGTCACTTTCATGATCTGAGTCAGCTGGTCCATGTCTGGTAGTAAAAGCGGTTACAATCAAGGTTTTCAAACCTCAGATTTCCTGGTGGTTCAATCAACAAATGTTCACAGGCCAGAATAATAAATGTGAATAAAAGCGCCTTGATGTAGTAGTGACAGTTTTAATTGTGGGTACACGCTATAAATCAGTGAGGTGCCTCAGGTGCCGAAGAACCATAAAACACAACCAGAAAATGAATGTTACAGTGAATGTCAAACAGCATCGGTGTTTACTGAGGGAACTTTAATTGCCCTGCGTGTTCTGTACTGCATTTTGATTTATAGTGCCCAGCACCAAATAAAGCTGCTACAGCTACCTTTTAGTAGCACAATGAAtttaaaagcattaaaacaaGTATGCGTCATCCTGCAGTCTACTTTCATATCCGTATGCTACTACCTCCGctatgaaaaagaaagaaaccaagTCATCACTTCGCATTAAGGCTTCCAAAGTTACAgatccagcaaacaaacaataaaaagatACAGTCTTTCCCTTTGAACAGTGTTTTTCCGTTGATCATTTCTGCCATGATGCAGCCAACAGACCAGATGTCCACTAGAATAAAGGCCAGAGAGACAATAGTTAGATCACATAACagccgtttttcttttttgaggAAGATGGTATTTATATGCCAGGCCAAAGTTCCTATTCCCAGTAGAGAGCAGAAGCTAGTGTGCTGTTTATACTGGAGAACACTGACTAACACAGTCTTATGGAGAGTGCACAACAGAGCTCTGCAGCGCCATGCACCCTGCAGATGCTgtttacagaatgaaaaagCACAGCTCTGTCATGGAGTCTCTGCACTATCGGGCGGCTGTCAGACCCATCTGCATTAAATGCTATTGGATGAAGGGGAAAACAAAGATTCACTGTCAGAATCACACCCATGTAACCGACAACAGGATTATAGAAACTGCTGAGCCACAAGAAATGCCCGTACAGTAACTGGAGTTGGGATGTTTCCACTTAACAAACAGCAAATATTTACAGCACAGATAGCACAATAGCAAGGACGCAGATAAGAACACAGAAAAGCTACAATTGTCTTGCCAGTCTGGGTGTAGTGCATCCAGTTTAGAATGACCTCAGGTGCCCGGTACCAACGGGTCACCACGTAGCCCGTCATCTCCGCGTCAGTGCTGCGAGCCAGCCCGAAGTCCAGGATCTGCATTGGAGGCAAGAAACCGGCGTGGTCACGCACAGAACCAAGCCAGTGGACGCACAGACTCTGATGCTCCACTTTATCAGGACATTAACAGCAGCGGCCTCGTCTTATAGGTCATATTGTTTAGTGCAAACCTTTAGTTCGCAGTCTTGATTGACAGCTAAGTTCCCAGGTTTTAGGTCCTGCAAAAGAAAATGACCCGAGTTAAGTTTACATGTTGTACAGAGCGATAAACAGACACTACGGTGTTTGGAAAGTACAGGATCTAAAAGCAACATAAAATGATCTGTAGGAGGACGGGAAACACTAGCTTAGCAGCCATTCATAAAAGACATTGTGTGAAAAGTGTTGGACTGTGAGTGAGCGTTGATAACACCCTCGCTGCTTCAGAAATCATTATAGCATTAGCGGGACATCACTTGGACAGAGGACTGAGTCAGCGTGTACAGGACTGTTTATTCAACAGCACACCTACAAACACAACTCCTGATCTCCAACAAAGGCTCAGATTATCATCACCACGTGGCCAGAGGCCGAATATGATGCATATGTTCAGGTACAAAGGTGTAAAGGTAGATCAGGAAGGTGCAGTACACTGAATCCTCTCCCTTTTGTGAATCCAATACAGACTTACATGCGACTTTACTGACAATTCCACGGTTTACATGCAAAGTCTTGTTTGGCGTAACAGGAGCCTGTAttaatgctgcacacacacacccacagctcTTCAGGGTGTGTCCTAACATCTCC from Betta splendens chromosome 7, fBetSpl5.4, whole genome shotgun sequence encodes:
- the mapk13 gene encoding mitogen-activated protein kinase 13 isoform X1, which produces MEAQAHFSREEINKTLWEVPEKYTRLRQIGTGAYGSVCSAINEKTKEKVAIKKLHRPFQSEIFAKRAYRELRLLKHMKHENVIGLLDVFSPALGFSDFHDFYLVMPYMFTDLSKVRGHLSEDKVQFLVYQMLCGLRYIHKAGIIHRDLKPGNLAVNQDCELKILDFGLARSTDAEMTGYVVTRWYRAPEVILNWMHYTQTVDIWSVGCIMAEMINGKTLFKGKDYMDQLTQIMKVTGVPGPEFIQKLDSLEAKTYVTNLPHYPRKDFTTLFPRASVTGIDLLEKMLVLDGDERPTAELALEHPYFDSLRDQDDFPEPKPYDDSHDNATMSLDEWKRLCFKEVKSFVPFPRRDSKRKNTLTMSP
- the mapk13 gene encoding mitogen-activated protein kinase 13 isoform X2, translated to MEAQAHFSREEINKTLWEVPEKYTRLRQIGTGAYGSVCSAINEKTKEKVAIKKLHRPFQSEIFAKRAYRELRLLKHMKHENVIGLLDVFSPALGFSDFHDFYLVMPYMFTDLSKVRGHLSEDKVQFLVYQMLCGLRYIHKAGIIHRDLKPGNLAVNQDCELKILDFGLARSTDAEMTGYVVTRWYRAPEVILNWMHYTQTVDIWSVGCIMAEMINGKTLFKGKDYMDQLTQIMKVTGVPGPEFIQKLDSLEAKTYVTNLPHYPRKDFTTLFPRASVTGIDLLEKMLVLDGDERPTAELALEHPYFDSLRDQDDFPEPKPYDDSHDNATMSLDEWKRK